TCATGAACTCTAATCTAATCCCTGGTACCTCCATtcataacaaaaagaaaaacacatttaaaaaattgtttttcatcAATGTATACCAATCTACCAATAAAGTGCAACCTCACCCCTAATCTCCTCCCCGGATAGCAGCAGCCTATCCTCACCCTTTTCCTTCCTCGCAATTAGGGCTGGAAGTGAGGCGAGCTGAGTCGAGCCAGACAAAGTTCAAGCTCGGTTCACAAAAATTGAGTTAGGCTCACGGCTCGACTCATTAACAATCGAGCCTATTTCTTAAGTTTAAGCTCAGCTCACAGAAAGCTCATGAGCTGGCTCAAGCTCACGAGCTAGCTCAAATAACTGGAACATAATCTATAgttctatataaaaaattataattttaatataacaaaataaaaaacaatgcaTCCATATATTTAACAAACTTAAAACATTACATCTTATAGTTATCAGCTATCAagttttgaatatttatttgaCAACTTAAATTGGTAATGTAATCTCCACAGAGCTATCTTCAACCTTAGACTTGTTTCTTAGGCCATAAAAAACTCGAAGCCAATCTCCTCCACAAATTAAAGTTTCAGCTGTAGTCGGACTTAGTGAGGATCGAAATGTATCAATTACCCTTCCACCAGCACTAAAAGTTGACTCTGAAGCCACAGTTGAGATTGGAATAGCAAGAACATCAGCTGCCATTCTAGATAATATCCTATATTTTCCACGATTTACCTTCCACCATTCTAAAGCACCGAAGCTAGTTACATCATGTtctatttgaaaatattttggttCATCCAAGTAAGTCTCTAACTCAGATTTTAAAGTTGGAACTGCTTCTTCATTCtttacaaaatttatcattattgACCACCCAGTTTGTGAGGAGTTTGAACTTTCCATTGTAGAGTTGATACTACTTTCGCCACTTGCACTCAATGAAGTTGATCCTTCTTGCTCGTTGGATAGAATGACATACTCTTGATACATTTCTGTCAAGATTTGATGCACCAATGTCATATTTCTTGTAGCTTCTTGCCTATATATCTGTTGAAAGCACATTTTAAGACCTGTCAATTTGCATCTGGGATCTAAAATAGTAGCAATAGCCATGAGAAGGTTACATTCACTCCAATATTTATCAaactttagtttcattttgGCAGCCATTTCCTTGATGAAAAAAGGTCCACTATTAACAGTTTcatccaaaattaatttaatgcGAAATACCTCAGCAAGATAAAGGTTGGCAGTAGGATATTTACTTCCAGATATGATATTGGTTGCACAATTGATCCCTTGTAGAACTTCAACTATTTTTTCAACTTTATCCCATTCTTCGTGGTTAGGAAGATATCTATAATTTGGCTCACGATCTTGGAATCGAGTGAAGACTTCTTTAAATTGCAATGATGTAGATATCATTTGATAAGTTGAATTCCATCGTGTAGGACagtcaagaatcaattttctcCCAGGAAGTTGCAATTGTTGAACAATCTCGGAGAATGTACACAACCTTGCCTCAGACTGATTGATAAAATTCACATTCTCACGTATATTTTCAATTGTTCCTGCTATTTCTCCCAATCCATCTTGAACAAGTAAGTTTAAGAGATGTGCACAACATCGCACATGAAACAACTTTCCTCCACAAAGCAATTTTCTATGCCTTGAAATCATGTCCTTCAATGTCCTTAAGCATGAGTCATTATAGGATGCATTATCTACAGATATAGAATAAATCTTTGATTCGATACCCCATTCAATAAGACATTAGAAAATGGCATCTGCAATATCAACTCCACGTCGAGGTGGAGGAACATGAACAAAACTAAGAACTCGTTTTTGCAGTATCCAATTTGTATCAACGTAATGACCTGTGATAACCATATACTCAATTTTTTGGTTTTGTGATTTCCACAAATCAATAGTTAAACTGATTTTACTCACATATTTTAAACTTGCATTTAACTTCTTCTTTTCAGCTTCACATACTTTGAGACAATTACTTTTCAGCATTTTTCTACCAATCTTCTCATAAGCTGTATTATTGCACTTCATCATCAATGAAAAACCAAATTCTTCAACAATGCTGAATGAATGCTCGTGCATCATTAACCAATGTGCAGttgcttctctttttcttgCATGATCATACTTTCCACCAGGAGTTATTAACATAGGACTAATGACATTTGGATGCTCTGCTGAATCGCTTTGAGGGaagttcaatttttttgttttgccaATACCATTTTTCTGTACCTAGGACAATTGTTCTTCAAATGCCTATTCAATTGACTTATAGCTTTTGAGTCAGTTATAGCATATTTTCTTTTGCAATGAACACATTGATTCTTCACAACCCCATTAGACAATTTCACTTCTTTAAAATGTTGCCANNNNNNNNNNNNNNNNNNNNNNNNNNNNNNNNNNNNNNNNNNNNNNNNNNNNNNNNNNNNNNNNNNNNNNNNNNNNNNNNNNNNNNNNNNNNNNNNNNNNNNNNNNNNNNNNNNNNNNNNNNNNNNNNNNNNNNNNNNNNNNNNNNNNNNNNNNctgtcacagcacggctaatcatctgtcggttctcaatcaggttggaatagaatccaatgattcttttgcatttgtcactaacgcccagccttcaggagtttgaagctcgtcacattcattcaatccttgaatcctactcagaataccacagacaaggtttagacNNNNNNNNNNNNNNNNNNNNNNNNNNNNNNNNNNNNNNNNNNNNNNNNNNNNNNNNNNNNNNNNNNNNNNNNNNNNNNNNNNNNNNNNNNNNNNNNNNNNNNNNNNNNNNNNNNNNNNNNNNNNNNNNNNNNNNNNNNNNNNNNNNNNNNNNNNNNNNNNNNNNNNNNNNNNNNNNNNNNNNNNNNNNNNNNNNNNNNNNNNNNNNNNNNNNNNNNNNNNNNNNNNNNNNNNNNNNNNNNNNNNNNNNNNNNNNNNNNNNNNNNNNNNNNNNNNNNNNNNNNNNNNNNNNNNNNNNNNNNNNNNNNNNNNNNNNNNNNNNNNNNNNNNNNNNNNNNNNNNNNNNNNNNNNNNNNNNNNNNNNNNNNNNNNNNNNNNNNNNNNNNNNNNNNNNNNNNNNNNNNNNNNNNNNNNNNNNNNNNNNNNNNNNNNNNNNNNNNNNNNNNNNNNNNNNNNNNNNNNNNNNNNNNNNNNNNNNNNNNNNNNNNNNNNNNNNNNNNNNNNNNNNNNNNNNNNNNNNNNNNNNNNNNNNNNNNNNNNNNNNNNNNNNNNNNNNNNNNNNNNNNNNNNNNNNNNNNNNNNNNNNNNNNNNNNNNNNNNNNNNNNNNNNNNNNNNNNNNNNNNNNNNNNNNNNNNNNNNNNNNNNNNNNNNNNNNNNNNNNNNNNNNNNNNNNNNNNNNNNNNNNNNNNNNNNNNNNNNNNNNNNNNNNNNNNNNNNNNNNNNNNNNNNNNNNNNNNNNNNNNNNNNNNNNNNNNNNNNNNNNNNNNNNNNNNNNNNNNNNNNNNNNNNNNNNNNNNNNNNNNNNNNNNNNNNNNNNNNNNNNNNNNNNNNNNNNNNNNNNNNNNNNNNNNNNNNNNNNNNNNNNNNNNNNNNNNNNNNNNNNNNNNNNNNNNNNNNNNNNNNNNNNNNNNNNNNNNNNNNNNNNNNNNNNNNNNNNNNNNNNNNNNNNNNNNNNNNNNNNNNNNNNNNNNNNNNNNNNNNNNNNNNNNNNNNNNNNNNNNNNNNNNNNNNNNNNNNNNNNNNNNNNNNNNNNNNNNNNNNNNNNNNNNNNNNNNNNNNNNNNNNNNNNNNNNNNNNNNNNNNNNNNNNNNNNNNNNNNNNNNNNNNNNNNNNNNNNNNNNNNNNNNNNNNNNNNNNNNNNNNNNNNNNNNNNNNNNNNNNNNNNNNNNNNNNNNNNNNNNNNNNNNNNNNNNNNNNNNNNNNNNNNNNNNNNNNNNNNNNNNNNNNNNNNNNNNNNNNNNNNNNNNNNNNNNNNNNNNNNNNNNNNNNNNNNNNNNNNNNNNNNNNNNNNNNNNNNNNNNNNNNNNNNNNNNNNNNNNNNNNNNNNNNNNNNNNNNNNNNNNNNNNNNNNNNNNNNNNNNNNNNNNNNNNNNNNNNNNNNNNNNNNNNNNNNNNNNNNNNNNNNNNNNNNNNNNNNNNNNNNNNNNNNNNNNNNNNNNNNNNNNNNNNNNNNNNNNNNNNNNNNNNNNNNNNNNNNNNNNNNNNNNNNNNNNNNNNNNNNNNNNNNNNNNNNNNNNNNNNNNNNNNNNNNNNNNNNNNNNNNNNNNNNNNNNNNNNNNNNNNNNNNNNNNNNNNNNNNNNNNNNNNNNNNNNNNNNNNNNNNNNNNNNNNNNNNNNNNNNNNNNNNNNNNNNNNNNNNNNNNNNNNNNNNNNNNNNNNNNNNNNNNNNNNNNNNNNNNNNNNNNNNNNNNNNNNNNNNNNNNNNNNNNNNNNNNNNNNNNNNNNNNNNNNNNNNNNNNNNNNNNNNNNNNNNNNNNNNNNNNNNNNNNNNNNNNNNNNNNNNNNNNNNNNNNNNNNNNNNNNNNNNNNNNNNNNNNNNNNNNNNNNNNNNNNNNNNNNNNNNNNNNNNNNNNNNNNNNNNNNNNNNNNNNNNNNNNNNNNNNNNNNNNNNNNNNNNNNNNNNNNNNNNNNNNNNNNNNNNNNNNNNNNNNNNNNNNNNNNNNNNNNNNNNNNNNNNNNNNNNNNNNNNNNNNNNNNNNNNNNNNNNNNNNNNNNNNNNNNNNNNNNNNNNNNNNNNNNNNNNNNNNNNNNNNNNNNNNNNNNNaaaagaaaggaaaggagaggaatagtaGGAGAGGCaaattcgaaattcaaaagatatgatgagttgaaaaagatatgagaagaaattaaaaagatttgaaaagagttcaaaaagatagatgagttttgaaaaagttttgaaaagaaattaaagaaaaatcaagaaatatgtttaggattaaaaaaatttttgaaattgaagttgaaagatgagagtttgtaacatgtttatgcaagaaatcatgaattgaaacgtgaaaattggaaaaaatttgaattgaaaacgaaattacctcctccccacaatcctggcgttaaacgcccaaacgctgcatgttttgggtgtttaacgcccaattgctgcttctcctgggcgttcaacgcccagctgttgcttctttctggcgttgaacgccaggaagtcctttgtcactgggcgtttttctgaacgcccaggatgctgtcaatctggcgttaaacgcccagaaggtgcttctttctggtgttcaacgcccagaggatgctcctttctggcgtttaacgcccagatggctaccctcactggcgttgaacgcccagtgggtgcttcttttgggcgttcaacgcccaaaatgtttcttactggttttttcacgccagtgagcttccaaattcccttgtaactttgtgaattcaagcaattgctattttaccttgaagatacctgacatatacctgtaaaaaaatcaattaattaacaaatactttgtaaatggctgggttacctcccagcaagcgcttctttattgtcattagctggactattactaagctttaatcaagcctcagttttgagcattcttgctcaaaattgccttcaagataatgtttgattctctgtccattaacaatgaactttttattagaatcattatcctgaagctctacgtatccatatggtgacacgcttgtaatcacatatggacctctccaccgggacttAATTTCCttgggaataatctgagcctagaattaaatagtagaactttctgccctggctcaaagactctggatgacaatttcttatcatgccatctttttgctttctctttgtatatttttacattATCGAAAgtattgagtctaaattcctctagcttaTTTAACttgagcaatcgtttttctccagctaacttggatcaaggttcaggaatctggttgcccagtaggccttatgttccagttccactggcaagtgacatgcctttccatacacaagctggtatggagaggtccctataggggtcttgaatgctgttctgtatgcccacagagcatcatccaagcttcttgcccaatcccttctacggttaattacagtccattccaggattcttttgagttctctatttgagacttcagcttgcccattagtctgtgggtgatataGAGTGGCCACCttatggctaactccataacggaCCAAAGCAGAATAGAGCTGTTTATTGTAAAAATGAgtgccccatcactgattagtactttaggggtgccaaatctgctgaagatgtgtttctggatgaattttaacactgtcttagtgtcattagcgggtgtagcaatagcttctacccatttggatacataatccaccgccaccagaatataagtgtttgagtatgatggtgggaaaggtctcatgaagtcaataccccatacatcaaacaactcaatctccaagatcccttgttgaggcatggcataactgtgaggcagattgccagatctttggcaactgtcgcaattaagcacaaacactcgggaatctttatagagagtaggccagtagaagccatattggaggactcttgtggctgttcgctcacttccaaaatgtcctccatactgtgatccatgcagtgccataggatcctctgcgcttcttctttaggcacacatctatggattactccgtctccccttctactggttttattcgggacaggtgatctgctacttggttttctgtcccttttctgtctcttatttctatatcaaactcttgcagaagcaacacccatctgataagtctgggttttgaatcctgctttgtgagtagatatttaagagcagcatgatcagtgtacacaatcacttttgatcctactaaataggatctaaacttgtcaatagcgtaaaccactacaagcagctctttttctgtggttgtgtaattcttctgtgcatcatttaaaacacgactggcatagtaaatgacgtgcagaagcttgtcatgtctctgtcccaacactgcaccaatggcatggtcactggcatcacacattaattcaaatggtaatgtccagtctggtgcagagatgactcgggctgtgaccagcttagctttcaaagtctcaaacgcccgcagacactccttatgaaagataaatggcgtgtcagcagctagcagattacttaaaggtttggcaatttttgaaaaatcctttataaacctcctatagaattctgcatgccccagaaagcttctgattgccttaacattggctggtggtggtaatttttcaattacctctaccttagcttgatccacctctattcccctgttcgagattttgtgcccgaggacaattccttcagtcaccataaagtgacatttctcccagtttaaaactaggttggtctcttggcatctctttagaacaagtgctagatggtcaagacaggagctgaatgagtctccaaatactgaaaagtcatccatgaagacttccagaaattttttcaccatatcagagaaaattgagagcatgcacctttgaatgGTTGCAGGTgtattgcacaagccaaatggcattcttctgtatgcaaatactccggatggacatgtgaatgctgttttctcttgatcttttggatctactgcaatttgattataacctgaatatccatccaggaagcagtagtattcatgacctgctagtctttctagcatctggtctatgaatggtaaaggaaaatgatcctttctggtagctgtattgagcctcctataatcaatacacatacgccaccaagtaactgttcttgtaggaaccagttcattNNNNNNNNNNNNNNNNNNNNNNNNNNNNNNNNNNNNNNNNNNNNNNNNNNNNNNNNNNNNNNNNNNNNNNNNNNNNNNNNNNNNNNNNNNNNNNNNNNNNNNNNNNNNNNNNNNNNNNNNNNNNNNNNNNNNNNNNNNNNNNNNNNNNNNNNNNNNNNNNNNNNNNNNNNNNNNNNNNNNNNNNNNNNNNNNNNNNNNNNNNNNNNNNNNNNNNNNNNNNNNNNNNNNNNNNNNNNNNNNNNNNNNNNNNNNNNNNNNNNNNNNNNNNNNNNNNNNNNNNNNNNNNNNNNNNNNNNNNNNNNNNNNNNNNNNNNNNNNNNNNNNNNNNNNNNNNNNNNNNNNNNNNNNNNNNNNNNNNNNNNNNNNNNNNNNNNNNNNNNNNNNNNNNNNNNNNNNNNNNNNNNNNNNNNNNNNNNNNNNNNNNNNNNNNNNNNNNNNNNNNNNNNNNNNNNNNNNNNNNNNNNNNNNNNNNNNNNNNNNNNNNNNNNNNNNNNNNNNNNNNNNNNNNNNNNNNNNNNNNNNNNNNNNNNNNNNNNNNNNNNNNNNNNNNNNNNNNNNNNNNNNNNNNNNNNNNNNNNNNNNNNNNNNNNNNNNNNNNNNNNNNNNNNNNNNNNNNNNNNNNNNNagttgctaggaaaggtcttcccaaaatgagagttgcactcttgtgctcctccatttccagcaccacaaagtcagtgggaaaaacaaatggcccaaccttgacaatcatgtcttcaatcatgcctgatgggtatttaatggagctatcagcaagttggagacatatccgagttggtttaacttcatcagtcaacccaagctttctgatagtagctgtaggtattagattaatacttgccccaagatcacatagagcttgcttggtacaagtaccctctaatgtgcatgatatcataaagcttcccggatccttaagcttctcaggtaagcttttcagaatgactgcactgcattcttcagtgaggtaaactttctcagtttccctccaatccttcttatgacttaagatctctttcatgaacttggcataagagggtatttgctcaagtgcctctgcaaacggaatctttatttcaagagtcatgAGATAGtgtgcaaagcgggcaaattgcttatccggttccgcttggcagagtttctaaggataaggcattttggctttatattcctcaaccttagttgctgtaggtttattgcctacaaatgtgggttgagaagcctttttagaggggttgttatcagcacttgtatgtgtctgatctcccactggcgtttgaatgccaggggtggaagcaggagtggcgttagacgccagctcCTTATCTGTTTATGGCATTTGAACGcaagaactgtgcttcctttgggcattcaacgtcgattcattgcttgtttctggcgttgaacgccagaactgagcatggtctgggcattcagcgccagctttccacccatttctGGCTTTTGAATGCCAgagttattcctctctgggctctaactgtcctcagatggattttgggtggtttgctcatttcttagcttcttgctaccttgaagtgaggtatttaatatctttcctcttcttaattgaactgcttggcattcttctgttatttgttttgataactgctgttctgtttgcttcaactatacttccatatttttgttagccattcttgtttcttgtagtatctccttgaattcggctaactgttttgttagaaaatctaattgctgattgaattcagcagcttgatctgcaggactgagttcagcagttactgttttagcctctttgtTGATGGAAGATTTCCTGCTTAGGTACaaatgctgatttctggcaactgtatcaatgagctcttgggcttcttctattgtcttcctcatgtgtatagatccaccagctgagtggtctagagaaatctgagctctttctgtaagcccatagtagaagatgtctaattgcacccattctgaaaacataggggcattttcttagcatctctctgtatctctcccaggcatcataaagagattcattatctccttgtttgaagccttggatgcttagccttagctgtgtcatccgttttggagaaaaatagtgattcaggaatttttctgacagctgtttccatttctttatgctgtccttaggttggttatttaaccacctcttagcttggtcttttacagcaaatgggaatagtaatagcctgtagacatcctgatctacctccttatcatgtactgtgtcagtaatttgtaaaaattgtgccagaaactctgtaggttcttcttgtgaaagaccgaaatactggcaactttgctgcaccatgataatgagctgaggattcaactcaaaactactaactccaatggagggtatacatatactactcccatatgaagcagtagtggggttagcatatgaccccagagtccttctggactgtttNNNNNNNNNNNNNNNNNNNNNNNNNNNNNNNNNNNNNNNNNNNNNNNNNNNNNNNNNNNNNNNNNNNNNNNNNNNNNNNNNNNNNNNNNNNNNNNNNNNNNNNNNNNNNNNNNNNNNNNNNNNNNNNNNNNNNNNNNNNNNNNNNNNNNNNNNNNNNNNNNNNNNNNNNNNNNNNNNNNNNNNNNNNNNNNNNNNNNNNNNNNNNNNNNNNNNNNNNNNNNNNNNNNNNNNNNNNNNNNNNNNNNNNNNNNNNNNNNNNNNNNNNNNNNNNNNNNNNNNNNNNNNNNNNNNNNNNNNNNNNNNNNNNNNNNNNNNNNNNNNNNNNNNNNNNNNNNNNNNNNNNNNNNNNNNNNNNNNNNNNNNNNNNNNNNNNNNNNNNNNNNNNNNNNNNNNNNNNNNNNNNNNNNNNNNNNNNNNNNNNNNNNNNNNNNNNNNNNNNNNNNNNNNNNNNNNNNNNNNNNNNNNNNNNNNNNNNNNNNNNNNNNNNNNNNNNNNNNNNNNNNNNNNNNNNNNNNNNNNNNNNNNNNNNNNNNNNNNNNNNNNNNNNNNNNNNNNNNNNNNNNNNNNNNNNNNNNNNNNNNNNNNNNNNNNNNNNNNNNNNNNNNNNNNNNNNNNNNNNNNNNNNNNNNNNNNNNNNNNNNNNNNNNNNNNNNNNNNNNNNNNNNNNNNNNNNNNNNNNNNNNNNNNNNNNNNNNNNNNNNNNNNNNNNNNNNNNNNNNNNNNNNNNNNNNNNNNNNNNNNNNNNNNNNNNNNNNNNNNNNNNNNNNNNNNNNNNNNNNNNNNNNNNNNNNNNNNNNNNNNNNNNNNNNNNNNNNNNNNNNNNNNNNNNNNNNNNNNNNNNNNNNNNNNNNNNNNNNNNNNNNNNNNNNNNNNNNNNNNNNNNNNNNNNNNNNNNNNNNNNNNNNNNNNNNNNNNNNNNNNNNNNNNNNNNNNNNNNNNNNNNNNNNNNNNNNNNNNNNNNNNNNNNNNNNNNNNNNNNNNNNNNNNNNNNNNNNNNNNNNNNNNNNNNNNNNNNNNNNNNNNNNNNNNNNNNNNNNNNNNNNNNNNNNNNNNNNNNNNNNNNNNNNNNNNNNNNNNNNNNNNNNNNNNNNNNNNNNNNNNNNNNNNNNNNNNNNNNNNNNNNNNNNNNNNNNNNNNNNNNNNNNNNNNNNNNNNNNNNNNNNNNNNNNNNNNNNNNNNNNNNNNNNNNNNNNNNNNNNNNNNNNNNNNNNNNNNNNNNNNNNNNNNNNNNNNNNNNNNNNNNNNNNNNNNNNNNNNNNNNNNNNNNNNNNNNNNNNNNNNNNNNNNNNNNNNNNNNNNNNNNNNNNNNNNNNNNNNNNNNNNNNNNNNNNNNNNNNNNNNNNNNNNNNNNNNNNNNNNNNNNNNNNNNNNNNNNNNNNNNNNNNNNNNNNNNNNNNNNNNNNNNNNNNNNNNNNNNNNNNNNNNNNNNNNNNNNNNNNNNNNNNNNNNNNNNNNNNNNNNNNNNagtgtcacggatcatcaccttctccataattaagcgcgaatgaacatcttagataggaacacgtatatgtgaatggaaaaatataagtaattgcattaatttatcgagacgctgcagagctcctcacccccaacaatggagtttagagactcatgccgtcaaagagtatgtagttcagatctgaaaatgtcatcaggtacaaaataagtctctaaaagttgtttaaatagtaaactagtaacctaggtttacagaatatgagtaaactaagataattggtgcagaaatccacttctggggcccacttggtatgtgctggggctgagacttaagcctctcacgtgcttgggctgtttctggagttgaacgccaggttataacgtgttttaggcgttgaactccaacttgtaacctgtttctggcgctggacgctagattgcaacatggaactggcgttgaatgccagtttacgtcgtctatctttgcgcaaagtatggactattatatattgatggaaagccctggatgtctactgtccaacgcaattgagagcgcatcaattggactcatgtagctccagaaaatccattttgagtgcagggaggtcaggatccaacagcatcagcagacctttttcagcctaaatcagatttttgctcagctccctcaattttagtcagaaaatacctgaaatcacaaaaaaacacacaaactcatagtaaagtccagaaatatgatttttgcctaaaaactaatgatattctactaaaaaataattaaaacatactaaaatctacatgaaattacccccaaaaagcgtataaaatatccactcatcaccaGACAAAGGAGGT
The Arachis duranensis cultivar V14167 chromosome 5, aradu.V14167.gnm2.J7QH, whole genome shotgun sequence genome window above contains:
- the LOC107488731 gene encoding zinc finger BED domain-containing protein RICESLEEPER 2-like, producing the protein MISRHRKLLCGGKLFHVRCCAHLLNLLVQDGLGEIAGTIENIRENVNFINQSEARLCTFSEIVQQLQLPGRKLILDCPTRWNSTYQMISTSLQFKEVFTRFQDREPNYRYLPNHEEWDKVEKIVEVLQGINCATNIISGSKYPTANLYLAEVFRIKLILDETVNSGPFFIKEMAAKMKLKFDKYWSECNLLMAIATILDPRCKLTGLKMCFQQIYRQEATRNMTLVHQILTEMYQEYVILSNEQEGSTSLSASGESSINSTMESSNSSQTGWSIMINFVKNEEAVPTLKSELETYLDEPKYFQIEHDVTSFGALEWWKVNRGKYRILSRMAADVLAIPISTVASESTFSAGGRVIDTFRSSLSPTTAETLICGGDWLRVFYGLRNKSKVEDSSVEITLPI